The following coding sequences are from one Microbacterium sp. SSM24 window:
- a CDS encoding zinc-dependent metalloprotease — protein MADDDRSPEDEFQELIRQLFGGSAGDIDPEQLSRLSGMNIDPAMMRTVMQHLQGAFAGGSDGGISWELAQRQALHIANQDGLGVTTGQRTDLDQAFGLATLWLSEATTISELPSPPKTLTRGGWVEATLPVWQQLAEPVATSIADALTSALSEQAPEDMQGLVQGAGRLMRTVGGSLFASQLGQVVGNLSKEVVSGGDVGIPLMPDGEAAILPQNFADFGRDLEVPEDQLALYVATRELAHARLFRHARWLRLHVISQVTDFARGVHVDTDALEELASRFDPSEPEELRTALESGALLPARSEAQNAALARLENLLATIEGWVDVVTADATSRLPSADRIAEAVRRRRAVGGPAERALGSLVGLEIRPRRMREAAAMWRAVTDAVGPAARDALWDYPDLMPGADDIDDPAALVARLEARARGEEPARDEFDDALAKLLAGDEPGEGGTEAPGDPDDGSTPDDHRPV, from the coding sequence GTGGCAGACGACGACCGCAGTCCCGAAGACGAGTTCCAGGAGCTGATCCGCCAGCTCTTCGGCGGCAGCGCGGGCGACATCGACCCGGAGCAGCTCTCACGCCTGTCGGGCATGAACATCGACCCGGCCATGATGCGGACCGTGATGCAGCATCTGCAGGGAGCATTCGCGGGCGGGTCGGACGGCGGGATCTCGTGGGAGCTCGCGCAGCGTCAGGCGCTGCACATCGCCAACCAGGACGGCCTGGGCGTCACCACCGGCCAGCGCACCGACCTCGACCAGGCGTTCGGACTGGCGACGCTGTGGCTGAGCGAGGCGACCACGATCTCCGAGCTGCCGAGCCCACCGAAGACGCTGACGCGCGGCGGCTGGGTGGAGGCGACGCTGCCGGTGTGGCAGCAGCTCGCCGAGCCCGTCGCCACCAGCATCGCCGACGCGCTCACGTCCGCACTCAGCGAGCAGGCGCCCGAAGACATGCAGGGACTCGTGCAGGGCGCCGGCCGACTGATGCGCACCGTCGGCGGCTCGCTCTTCGCGTCGCAGCTGGGTCAGGTCGTCGGGAACCTGTCGAAGGAGGTCGTCAGCGGCGGCGATGTCGGCATCCCGCTGATGCCCGATGGCGAGGCGGCGATCCTGCCGCAGAACTTCGCTGATTTCGGGCGCGACCTCGAGGTGCCCGAGGACCAGCTCGCGCTCTACGTCGCCACGCGCGAGCTCGCCCACGCACGACTGTTCCGTCACGCACGGTGGCTGCGCCTGCACGTGATCTCGCAGGTCACCGACTTCGCGCGCGGGGTGCACGTCGACACCGACGCGCTCGAGGAGCTCGCGTCGCGCTTCGATCCGTCAGAGCCGGAAGAGCTGCGAACGGCTCTCGAGTCCGGGGCGCTGCTGCCGGCACGATCCGAGGCGCAGAACGCCGCGCTCGCCCGCCTCGAGAACCTGCTCGCGACGATCGAGGGGTGGGTCGATGTCGTCACGGCTGACGCCACCTCGCGGCTGCCCTCCGCCGATCGCATCGCCGAGGCGGTCCGCCGTCGCCGCGCGGTCGGCGGTCCCGCCGAGCGCGCGCTCGGATCGCTCGTGGGCCTCGAGATTCGGCCGCGACGCATGCGCGAGGCGGCCGCCATGTGGCGGGCGGTGACGGATGCCGTCGGCCCGGCAGCGCGCGACGCGCTGTGGGACTACCCCGATCTCATGCCCGGCGCCGACGACATCGACGACCCCGCGGCGCTCGTCGCCCGGCTCGAGGCACGCGCGCGCGGCGAGGAGCCGGCGCGCGACGAGTTCGACGACGCCCTCGCGAAGCTGCTCGCCGGCGACGAGCCCGGGGAGGGCGGGACCGAAGCGCCCGGCGATCCGGACGACGGCAGCACCCCCGACGACCACCGACCGGTCTAG
- a CDS encoding UPF0182 family protein codes for MTTTSAPTPATPSRSRRVIAISLAIIAALVAAFFVFANLYADFLWYDQLGFDSVLLTQWIARVVMFVVGFLGMAVPVWLAIQLAYRLRPVYARLSSQLDRYQEVVEPLRRLAMWGIPIFFGFFAGFAASAQWETTWLWFNGVATSTVDPEFGLDTGFYLFAMPFYSALVGFLSAVLLVCLLVTALVSYLYGSVRIGQRELRISKSARIQLAVIAALYLLVQGASLWLDRYKTLVEPGDRITGPGYTGVNAIIPGQTILALAAVVVAILFFVTAVIGRWRFPLIGTALLVVSAIVLGIGYPWVVNTFQVQPNRFALEQPYYQRNVDMTHEAYGVDGLEKQDFQAVTDAEAGQLREDAATTAQVRIMDPAIISPNVRQLEQFRGYYQFADPLDVDRYDIDGISQDTVVSVRELDLDELGAAADWQNTAVVYTHGYGLVVAKGNDRTGDGDPVFLERGIPASGFLSDSEDFQPRVYFGEYSPTYSIVGAPEGTDPVELDYPVGGDGGSETKTTFEGDGGPSLGSVFNRLIYALKFQAEQILFSDYVNEDSQILYDRDPSARVQKVAPYLTLDSDPYPSVVDGRVVWIIDGYTLSANYPYSSTVSLASAISDSSNPAPRFALDDINYIRNSVKATVDAYDGSVKLYAWDEEDPLLQAWQNVYPSTVLPISEMSGELMSHVRYPTDLFKVQRTVLGIYHVDDANSFYQSDNRWQTPNDPQADTQLQPPYYLTMQMPGQDSPSYSMFTSFIPSSTTGNARNVLMGYLAVDSNAGSEAGEKRKDYGKLRMLVIDADTTVPGPGQVQNTFNSDQQVSSQINLLKQGQSEVQNGNLLTLPVGGGLLYVQPVFVQSSGATKLPKLQKVLVAFGDDIAFEDTLNEALDTLFGGDSGASAGDDDVEPTPGATPTPTPTEPDEPTVPSDEYQAALQEAQEAMIARDAALKAGDLTAFAEADDALTAAVEKLIELGAQP; via the coding sequence GTGACCACGACCTCCGCGCCGACCCCGGCCACACCCTCCCGCTCTCGACGCGTCATAGCGATCTCGCTCGCGATCATCGCAGCCCTGGTGGCTGCGTTCTTCGTGTTCGCGAACCTGTACGCGGACTTCCTCTGGTACGACCAGCTGGGCTTCGACTCCGTGCTGCTCACGCAGTGGATCGCCCGTGTGGTGATGTTCGTGGTCGGCTTCCTCGGCATGGCCGTGCCGGTGTGGCTCGCGATCCAGCTCGCCTACCGGCTCCGCCCGGTCTATGCGCGACTGAGCTCGCAGCTCGACCGCTACCAGGAGGTCGTCGAGCCGCTCCGCCGCCTCGCGATGTGGGGCATCCCCATCTTCTTCGGCTTCTTCGCCGGGTTCGCCGCGTCGGCGCAGTGGGAGACCACGTGGCTGTGGTTCAACGGCGTCGCCACCTCGACCGTCGATCCCGAGTTCGGTCTCGACACCGGCTTCTACCTCTTCGCGATGCCGTTCTACAGCGCACTGGTCGGCTTCCTGTCGGCGGTGCTGCTGGTGTGCCTGCTGGTCACGGCGCTGGTGTCCTACCTCTACGGCTCGGTGCGCATCGGGCAGCGCGAGCTGCGCATCTCGAAGTCGGCGCGCATCCAGCTCGCCGTGATCGCGGCCCTCTACCTGCTGGTGCAGGGCGCGAGCCTGTGGCTGGACCGCTACAAGACGCTCGTCGAGCCGGGTGACCGCATCACGGGTCCCGGCTACACCGGCGTGAACGCGATCATCCCCGGGCAGACGATCCTCGCGCTCGCCGCCGTCGTGGTGGCCATCCTGTTCTTCGTCACCGCGGTGATCGGCCGCTGGCGCTTCCCGCTCATCGGAACGGCGCTCCTCGTCGTCTCGGCGATCGTGCTCGGGATCGGCTACCCGTGGGTCGTCAACACGTTCCAGGTGCAGCCGAACCGCTTCGCGCTCGAGCAGCCGTATTACCAGCGCAACGTCGACATGACCCACGAGGCCTACGGCGTCGACGGCCTGGAGAAGCAGGACTTCCAGGCGGTGACGGATGCCGAGGCCGGCCAGCTGCGCGAGGACGCGGCCACGACCGCGCAGGTGCGCATCATGGACCCCGCGATCATCTCGCCCAACGTGCGGCAGCTGGAGCAGTTCCGCGGGTACTACCAGTTCGCCGATCCGCTGGACGTGGATCGCTACGACATCGACGGCATCTCACAGGACACCGTCGTGTCGGTGCGCGAGCTCGACCTCGACGAGCTCGGTGCCGCGGCCGACTGGCAGAACACCGCCGTCGTCTACACCCACGGCTACGGCCTCGTCGTCGCCAAGGGCAACGACCGCACCGGCGACGGCGACCCGGTCTTCCTCGAGCGCGGCATCCCGGCATCGGGCTTCCTGTCGGACTCCGAGGACTTCCAGCCGCGCGTCTACTTCGGTGAGTACTCGCCGACGTACTCCATCGTCGGCGCCCCCGAGGGCACCGACCCGGTCGAGCTCGATTACCCGGTCGGCGGCGACGGCGGCAGCGAGACGAAGACGACGTTCGAGGGCGACGGCGGGCCGAGCCTCGGCAGCGTTTTCAACCGCCTGATCTACGCGCTGAAGTTCCAGGCCGAGCAGATCCTGTTCTCGGACTACGTCAACGAGGACTCGCAGATCCTCTACGACCGCGACCCGAGTGCCCGCGTGCAGAAGGTGGCGCCGTACCTCACGCTCGACAGCGACCCGTACCCGAGCGTCGTCGATGGACGCGTCGTGTGGATCATCGACGGCTACACCCTCAGTGCGAACTACCCGTACTCGTCGACCGTGAGCCTCGCGTCGGCGATCTCGGACTCGAGCAACCCCGCGCCGCGTTTCGCGCTCGACGACATCAACTACATCCGCAACTCGGTGAAGGCCACGGTCGACGCGTACGACGGATCGGTGAAGCTGTACGCCTGGGACGAGGAGGACCCGCTGCTGCAGGCGTGGCAGAACGTCTACCCCTCCACCGTCCTGCCGATCAGCGAGATGTCGGGCGAGCTCATGAGCCACGTGCGCTACCCGACCGACCTGTTCAAGGTGCAGCGCACGGTGCTCGGTATCTACCACGTCGACGACGCCAATTCGTTCTACCAGAGCGACAACCGCTGGCAGACGCCGAACGACCCGCAGGCCGACACGCAGCTTCAGCCGCCGTACTACCTCACGATGCAGATGCCGGGTCAGGACTCACCGTCCTACTCGATGTTCACGTCGTTCATCCCGTCCTCGACGACGGGCAACGCGCGCAACGTGCTCATGGGCTACCTCGCGGTCGACTCCAACGCGGGCAGCGAGGCGGGCGAGAAACGCAAGGACTACGGCAAGCTCCGGATGCTGGTGATCGACGCCGATACGACGGTGCCCGGTCCCGGTCAGGTGCAGAACACCTTCAACTCCGATCAGCAGGTCTCCTCGCAGATCAACCTGCTCAAACAGGGGCAGTCCGAGGTGCAGAACGGCAACCTGCTGACGCTCCCGGTCGGCGGCGGGCTGCTCTACGTGCAGCCGGTGTTCGTGCAGTCGTCGGGCGCGACCAAGCTGCCGAAGCTGCAGAAGGTGCTGGTCGCCTTCGGCGACGACATCGCCTTCGAGGACACGCTGAACGAAGCCCTCGACACGCTGTTCGGCGGCGACTCCGGTGCGAGCGCCGGCGACGACGACGTGGAGCCGACGCCGGGCGCGACGCCCACGCCGACGCCCACGGAGCCCGACGAGCCGACGGTGCCGTCCGATGAGTACCAGGCGGCGCTGCAGGAGGCTCAGGAGGCCATGATCGCGCGCGATGCCGCTCTCAAGGCCGGCGACCTCACCGCGTTCGCCGAGGCGGATGACGCTCTGACGGCCGCCGTCGAGAAGCTGATCGAGCTCGGCGCGCAGCCGTAA
- the nudC gene encoding NAD(+) diphosphatase, with product MTAPDSTRFPPLAGVGVDRAAEERAHPGILDTARADPSARVLLVAGDRAPLATASALHWVAPDAVPADAEWAFLGRHASGHALLAAVFEAAEPDLFEAPGGWGGLRSVGGGLSETDAAAFVEALSLAGWLLDAPYCPACGALTTLGDAGWSRRCPSCGRQHFPRTDPAVIVAITSAVDPDRLLLGSNALWGAHRFSCFAGFVEAGESLEATVVREVAEEAGIQVADVRYRGSQAWPYPRSLMLGFLATAVDDAAARPDGDEIVAVRWFTRDEIGAGLAGEGDLRLPGAASIAHRLISDWYEGRA from the coding sequence ATGACGGCGCCCGACAGCACGCGGTTCCCCCCGCTTGCCGGAGTGGGTGTCGATCGTGCGGCCGAGGAGCGAGCACATCCGGGGATCCTCGACACGGCGCGCGCCGATCCTTCGGCCCGCGTGCTCCTCGTCGCCGGTGACCGTGCACCGCTGGCCACCGCTTCTGCCCTGCACTGGGTGGCTCCCGACGCCGTACCCGCCGACGCGGAGTGGGCGTTCCTCGGACGCCACGCGTCCGGTCACGCCCTCCTCGCCGCCGTGTTCGAGGCTGCCGAGCCCGATCTGTTCGAGGCGCCGGGAGGCTGGGGAGGACTGCGTTCGGTCGGAGGCGGGCTCTCCGAGACGGATGCCGCCGCCTTCGTCGAGGCGCTGAGCCTCGCCGGGTGGCTGCTCGACGCGCCGTACTGCCCGGCGTGCGGAGCGCTCACGACGCTCGGCGATGCGGGCTGGTCACGGCGCTGCCCATCGTGCGGGCGCCAGCACTTCCCGCGCACCGATCCCGCGGTGATCGTCGCGATCACGAGCGCCGTGGATCCCGACAGACTGCTCCTGGGCTCGAACGCGCTGTGGGGCGCGCACCGATTCTCGTGCTTCGCGGGTTTCGTGGAGGCCGGCGAGTCACTCGAGGCGACGGTGGTCCGCGAGGTCGCCGAGGAGGCCGGCATCCAGGTCGCCGACGTACGCTATCGCGGCTCGCAGGCGTGGCCGTACCCGCGATCGCTGATGCTGGGATTCCTCGCGACGGCGGTCGACGACGCGGCCGCGCGACCCGACGGCGACGAGATCGTGGCCGTGCGGTGGTTCACGCGCGACGAGATCGGTGCGGGACTGGCGGGCGAGGGCGATCTGCGTCTTCCGGGTGCGGCGTCGATCGCGCACCGGCTCATCAGCGACTGGTACGAGGGGCGCGCGTGA
- a CDS encoding PDZ domain-containing protein, translating to MALFDENVTITPAPRRRMSRGALIGVWALAVALVVLLIITFLPTSYVIQRPGPVYNTLGTATSAEGEQVPLISVEGAETYPTDGALDLLTVQVVGNRERTPSWFELAMAWFDPTKAVLPIDVIFPEGTTTEERNADSAAMMVDSQQEATAAALTELGYDVGATLTVHSLVDDSAAEGVLVEGDAILAANGTPVTDAATLREIVNEGGGDPIELLIEREGEQATVSVTPKEVEVDGEPTLLLGVTLMTAYDFPIDVTIQLNNVGGPSAGMMFALGIIDTLTPEELNGGENVAGTGTITADGTVGPIGGIRQKLWGAKDAGADWFLAPEANCDEVVDHVPDGLQVFSVETLDDALAALAVVREGGDVDALPTCTAAS from the coding sequence GTGGCCCTGTTCGACGAGAACGTCACCATCACGCCCGCGCCTCGGCGACGCATGTCGCGAGGAGCGCTGATCGGCGTGTGGGCGCTCGCCGTCGCGCTGGTCGTGCTGCTGATCATCACCTTCCTGCCGACCTCGTATGTGATCCAGCGCCCGGGGCCGGTGTACAACACCCTCGGCACGGCGACGTCCGCCGAGGGGGAGCAGGTGCCGCTCATCTCGGTCGAGGGAGCGGAGACCTACCCGACCGACGGAGCGCTCGACCTGCTGACCGTGCAGGTGGTCGGCAACCGCGAGCGCACGCCGTCGTGGTTCGAACTCGCGATGGCCTGGTTCGACCCCACCAAGGCCGTCCTGCCCATCGACGTCATCTTCCCCGAGGGGACGACCACCGAGGAGCGAAACGCCGACAGTGCGGCCATGATGGTCGACTCCCAGCAGGAGGCCACCGCGGCGGCGCTCACCGAGCTCGGCTACGACGTCGGGGCGACGCTCACCGTGCACTCGCTCGTCGACGACTCCGCCGCCGAAGGCGTGCTCGTCGAAGGGGACGCCATCCTCGCCGCGAACGGCACGCCCGTGACCGATGCCGCCACCCTCCGCGAGATCGTCAACGAGGGCGGCGGCGATCCCATCGAGCTGCTCATCGAGCGCGAGGGGGAGCAGGCGACCGTGTCGGTCACCCCGAAGGAGGTCGAGGTCGACGGCGAGCCGACGCTTCTGCTCGGCGTGACGCTCATGACGGCGTACGACTTCCCGATCGACGTCACCATCCAGCTGAACAACGTCGGCGGTCCGAGTGCGGGCATGATGTTCGCGCTCGGGATCATCGACACCCTCACGCCGGAGGAGCTCAACGGCGGCGAGAACGTGGCCGGCACCGGCACGATCACGGCCGACGGCACGGTGGGGCCGATCGGCGGCATCCGTCAGAAGCTGTGGGGCGCGAAGGATGCCGGCGCCGACTGGTTCCTCGCGCCCGAGGCCAACTGCGACGAGGTCGTCGACCATGTGCCCGACGGCCTCCAGGTGTTCTCGGTCGAGACGCTCGACGACGCGCTCGCCGCTCTCGCGGTCGTGCGCGAGGGCGGCGATGTCGATGCGCTCCCCACGTGCACGGCGGCGAGCTGA
- a CDS encoding ATP-dependent helicase — MSGRALDGLDERQLEAVQALRGPVAVLAGAGTGKTRVITHRIAHGVDTGAYSPGRVMAVTFTAKAAGEMRGRLRALGVDGVSARTFHAAALAQLNYFWPTLAGDTAPGIVDNKVRLLAHAADGIGLDPDVATLRDVASGIEWRKVSMLSVDAYAAARPGGIGRLSIERVVDLQRAYEKLKDERRQLDFEDVLLACAGMLEAEAHVARAVHEQYRHFTVDEFQDVSPLQHRLLELWLGDRRDLCVVGDASQTIYSFAGADARYLLEFEGRHDDAKVVRLETNYRSDAAILDVANQLMRNRPGALHLLAEPRRRAADETPTVTAYEDDQAEARGVAARISAQIAGGVDPRRIAVLYRAHAQSAEFVRALADAGIASTVLGGKRFFDLPEVRQGIMALRAASVAPIDSGFVDTVRDVLRSLGLTDEPPQAGGALRDAWELRAALLRLAEEAPPGTTLRTFADELTARAKSHHEPALRTVTLATIHAAKGLEWDHVHLVGVAEGLLPIAYATTFEQVDEERRLAYVGITRAARTLSASWARGVRERQPSRFLREIGNGSLRAVGASAAPGGASRRAGSASGRAPQDGARSR, encoded by the coding sequence GTGAGCGGGCGTGCACTCGACGGCCTCGACGAGCGGCAGCTCGAGGCGGTGCAGGCCCTGCGCGGACCCGTGGCCGTGCTCGCGGGTGCCGGGACGGGCAAGACCCGCGTGATCACGCACCGCATCGCCCACGGCGTCGACACCGGCGCGTATTCTCCGGGGCGCGTCATGGCGGTGACCTTCACCGCGAAGGCGGCGGGCGAGATGCGAGGGCGGCTGCGCGCGCTGGGCGTGGACGGGGTGTCCGCGCGCACCTTCCACGCGGCGGCGCTGGCTCAGCTCAACTACTTCTGGCCGACACTGGCCGGTGACACCGCGCCCGGCATCGTCGACAACAAGGTGCGGCTGCTCGCGCATGCCGCCGACGGGATCGGGCTCGATCCGGATGTCGCGACCCTGCGCGACGTCGCGAGCGGGATCGAGTGGCGCAAGGTCTCGATGCTCAGCGTCGACGCGTACGCCGCGGCGCGGCCCGGCGGGATCGGCCGCCTCTCGATCGAGCGGGTCGTGGATCTGCAGCGGGCCTACGAGAAGCTCAAGGACGAGCGCCGCCAGCTCGATTTCGAGGACGTCCTGCTCGCGTGCGCGGGCATGCTCGAGGCGGAGGCGCACGTCGCGCGCGCCGTGCACGAGCAGTACCGGCACTTCACGGTGGACGAGTTCCAGGACGTCTCGCCGCTCCAGCACCGCCTTCTGGAGCTGTGGCTCGGCGATCGTCGTGATCTGTGCGTGGTGGGCGATGCGAGCCAGACGATCTACTCGTTCGCCGGCGCCGACGCCCGCTACCTGCTGGAGTTCGAGGGACGCCATGATGACGCGAAGGTCGTGCGTCTCGAGACGAACTACCGATCGGATGCCGCGATCCTCGACGTCGCGAACCAGCTGATGCGCAATCGGCCGGGCGCGCTCCACCTCCTCGCCGAGCCACGGCGTCGCGCGGCAGACGAGACCCCCACCGTCACGGCCTATGAGGACGACCAGGCGGAGGCGCGCGGCGTCGCGGCCCGCATCTCGGCGCAGATCGCCGGGGGCGTCGACCCTCGGCGCATCGCCGTCCTGTATCGCGCTCACGCTCAATCGGCCGAGTTCGTCCGCGCGCTCGCGGACGCGGGAATCGCGTCGACCGTGCTCGGCGGGAAGCGCTTCTTCGATCTACCCGAGGTGCGCCAGGGGATCATGGCGTTGCGCGCGGCATCGGTGGCCCCCATCGACAGCGGTTTCGTCGACACCGTCCGCGACGTGCTGCGCTCGCTCGGACTGACCGATGAGCCGCCCCAGGCCGGGGGAGCCCTCCGCGACGCGTGGGAGCTGCGCGCCGCGCTCCTGCGCCTCGCCGAAGAGGCGCCCCCCGGAACCACGCTTCGCACGTTCGCCGACGAGCTCACCGCGCGGGCGAAATCGCACCACGAGCCGGCTCTGCGCACCGTGACGCTCGCGACGATCCACGCGGCGAAGGGACTGGAGTGGGACCACGTGCACCTCGTCGGCGTCGCCGAGGGGCTGCTCCCGATCGCGTATGCGACGACGTTCGAGCAAGTGGACGAGGAGCGCCGACTGGCTTACGTCGGCATCACGCGGGCCGCGCGTACTCTCTCGGCATCGTGGGCTCGAGGTGTGCGGGAGCGTCAGCCGTCGCGATTCCTTCGAGAGATCGGCAACGGCAGTCTGCGTGCGGTCGGTGCGTCCGCAGCGCCCGGTGGAGCGAGCCGGCGCGCAGGGTCAGCGAGTGGCCGTGCACCGCAGGATGGCGCGCGTTCGCGGTGA
- a CDS encoding prenyltransferase — translation MSDAAPLRAGTVVRQLVLSSRPVSWINTAYPFAAAYLLTVREVDATLIVGTLFFLIPYNLAMYGINDVFDYESDLRNPRKGGAHGAILDRRLHTATLWAAAISCAPFVVYLVLAGSPVSLVVLAASLFFVVFYSAPPLRLKEVPFADSATSSIHFFSPAVYGLVLAGAVWTWQLAAVIAAFALWGVASHAFGAVQDVAADREAGIASIATARGARWTVRFALACYAAAGLVMLATAWPGPLAALVAVPYLLTVWPYRGITDETATDATRGWDRFLWLNQLAGFMVTLLLIWYWFLTS, via the coding sequence ATGAGCGACGCCGCCCCGCTCCGCGCGGGCACGGTGGTGCGACAGCTCGTGCTGTCGTCGCGACCGGTGAGCTGGATCAACACCGCTTACCCGTTCGCGGCGGCGTATCTGCTGACCGTCCGCGAGGTCGACGCGACGCTGATCGTCGGCACCCTGTTCTTCCTCATCCCCTACAACCTCGCCATGTACGGCATCAACGACGTGTTCGACTACGAATCCGACCTGCGCAATCCGCGAAAAGGCGGCGCGCACGGTGCGATCCTCGACCGCCGCCTGCACACGGCCACGCTGTGGGCCGCGGCGATCTCGTGCGCGCCGTTCGTCGTGTACCTCGTGCTGGCCGGCTCGCCGGTGTCGTTGGTCGTGCTCGCTGCGAGCCTGTTCTTCGTCGTCTTCTACAGCGCGCCCCCGCTGCGCCTGAAGGAGGTCCCGTTCGCGGACTCGGCGACCAGCAGCATCCACTTCTTCTCCCCCGCCGTGTACGGACTCGTGCTGGCGGGCGCGGTGTGGACGTGGCAGCTCGCCGCCGTCATCGCGGCGTTCGCGCTGTGGGGCGTCGCCTCGCATGCCTTCGGTGCCGTGCAGGATGTCGCGGCCGACCGCGAGGCGGGCATCGCCTCGATCGCCACCGCGCGCGGAGCCCGCTGGACCGTGCGGTTCGCGCTCGCCTGCTACGCCGCGGCCGGTCTGGTGATGCTGGCGACCGCGTGGCCCGGGCCGCTCGCCGCGCTCGTCGCCGTGCCGTACCTGCTGACCGTGTGGCCGTACCGCGGCATCACCGATGAGACGGCCACCGACGCGACCCGCGGGTGGGATCGGTTCCTGTGGCTCAACCAGCTCGCCGGGTTCATGGTCACCCTGCTGCTGATCTGGTACTGGTTCCTCACGAGCTGA
- a CDS encoding phosphotransferase, whose product MARSPFTLAASVTSALPRVGVVGVGALTEGIAGRYDSAVAELDDGRRVVVRVPADSAVLPELAAEVRALRALTPGVRGLLPFRAPELLGEAGLGDTRAVVLDFLPGYRVDPAHLPPGRGAATSVGAALAALHALPLSIVRTEGLPVRTPQQVRTDAARLLERATATKRVPVALLSRWRRALDTDELWRFESAVVLGGAGAASFLFEDVDGAPAVTGLLDWHGLSVGDPATDLQWLASAPAAADDVYAAYVAGSGRAPDARARERARLYAELEFASWLVHGHETGRADVVDDAVGLLETLAAGVADDDIVMDAPLDVSDAIALLDRMPAASAVDVDTSMQTDAYDPEELSQWVAADEDDPVDPTTQDTAEIDLADLPSPIDFAAARATADAVSASASDQMPVPARRDGEAEDEHDGDAVADAERASEAALRRWLAE is encoded by the coding sequence ATGGCACGCTCACCCTTCACTCTAGCCGCGTCGGTCACGTCGGCTCTCCCCCGGGTCGGCGTCGTCGGAGTCGGCGCGCTCACCGAAGGCATCGCCGGTCGCTACGACTCGGCCGTCGCCGAGCTCGACGACGGCCGTCGTGTGGTCGTGCGCGTCCCCGCAGACTCCGCCGTGCTTCCCGAGCTCGCCGCCGAGGTGCGGGCGCTGCGCGCCCTGACCCCGGGTGTCCGCGGCCTCCTCCCCTTCCGTGCGCCCGAACTGCTCGGCGAGGCCGGCCTCGGCGACACCCGCGCTGTGGTGCTCGACTTCCTCCCCGGCTACCGGGTCGACCCTGCCCACCTCCCACCCGGTCGCGGCGCAGCAACCTCGGTGGGCGCGGCTCTCGCAGCCCTGCACGCGTTGCCCCTCTCGATCGTGCGCACCGAGGGACTCCCCGTTCGCACGCCGCAGCAGGTGCGCACCGACGCGGCACGCCTGCTGGAGCGCGCGACCGCCACGAAGCGGGTCCCGGTCGCACTCCTGTCGCGGTGGCGTCGCGCTCTCGACACCGACGAACTGTGGCGCTTCGAATCGGCCGTCGTGCTCGGCGGGGCCGGTGCGGCATCCTTCCTCTTCGAAGACGTCGACGGCGCCCCCGCCGTGACCGGCCTGCTCGACTGGCACGGGCTCTCGGTCGGCGATCCCGCGACGGACCTGCAGTGGCTCGCGTCCGCTCCGGCCGCCGCCGACGACGTGTACGCCGCGTACGTCGCCGGGAGCGGCCGCGCCCCCGACGCGCGCGCCCGCGAGCGCGCGCGCCTGTACGCCGAGCTCGAATTCGCCTCGTGGCTCGTCCACGGTCACGAGACCGGTCGCGCCGATGTGGTCGACGACGCCGTGGGTCTGCTCGAGACGCTCGCCGCCGGGGTCGCAGACGACGACATCGTCATGGATGCCCCGCTCGACGTCTCGGATGCGATCGCGCTCCTCGACCGCATGCCTGCGGCCTCTGCCGTCGACGTCGACACCTCGATGCAGACCGACGCCTACGACCCCGAGGAACTGTCTCAGTGGGTGGCGGCGGACGAAGACGACCCCGTCGACCCCACGACACAGGACACCGCCGAGATCGATCTCGCCGACCTCCCGTCGCCGATCGACTTCGCCGCCGCGCGCGCGACGGCCGACGCCGTTTCCGCTTCCGCTTCCGACCAGATGCCCGTGCCCGCGCGGCGCGACGGCGAGGCGGAGGACGAGCACGACGGCGACGCGGTCGCTGATGCGGAGCGCGCATCCGAGGCGGCACTGCGCCGCTGGCTCGCCGAGTAG
- a CDS encoding lycopene cyclase domain-containing protein translates to MTYALIVVPFALLTLIVVLATLPRPEFGRRMAASGIATAVLVGLTAVFDNLMIAAGLFTYPEEHLSGVRIGLAPIEDFSYAVCAAFLIPAVYVLLTPRHPIEAAA, encoded by the coding sequence GTGACCTACGCTCTCATCGTGGTGCCGTTCGCCCTGCTGACCCTGATCGTGGTGCTTGCGACGCTGCCCCGGCCCGAGTTCGGGCGCCGCATGGCCGCATCGGGCATCGCCACGGCCGTCCTCGTCGGCCTCACCGCGGTGTTCGACAACCTGATGATCGCCGCCGGCTTGTTCACCTACCCCGAGGAGCACCTCAGCGGCGTGCGGATCGGACTCGCGCCCATCGAGGACTTCTCCTACGCGGTGTGCGCCGCGTTCCTGATTCCCGCGGTCTACGTGCTGCTGACGCCGCGCCACCCGATCGAGGCCGCCGCATGA